One window from the genome of Streptomyces cadmiisoli encodes:
- a CDS encoding FadR/GntR family transcriptional regulator → MNETGTGAAPQKGTVTQRAIEQIKAMIAEGLLEPGGRLPTERDLAAQLGISRSSMREAIRALTVMGVLEARHGSGIYVTQLQAGDLLETFGVVADLSRGPRLVELLEVRRILESTATALAAARITPERLAAVETHLAAMNATDDPDEILAHDLAFHREIAAAAGNETMAAILEGLSSRTFRARVWRGYQEEGAFARTRREHAAIHRALVARDPEAARAAAAAHVGEVEEWLRDRLTR, encoded by the coding sequence GTGAACGAAACCGGGACGGGTGCGGCACCGCAGAAGGGCACGGTGACGCAGCGCGCCATCGAGCAGATCAAGGCGATGATCGCCGAGGGCCTGCTGGAGCCCGGCGGACGGCTGCCCACCGAACGGGACCTGGCGGCCCAGCTCGGCATCTCCCGCAGCTCGATGCGGGAGGCGATCCGCGCGCTGACGGTGATGGGCGTCCTGGAGGCCCGGCACGGCTCGGGCATCTACGTCACCCAGCTCCAGGCCGGCGACCTGCTGGAGACCTTCGGCGTGGTGGCCGATCTGTCCCGCGGACCCCGCCTGGTGGAGCTGCTGGAGGTCCGCCGGATCCTGGAGTCGACGGCGACCGCGCTGGCCGCCGCCCGGATCACACCGGAGCGGCTGGCCGCGGTGGAGACCCATCTGGCGGCGATGAACGCCACCGACGACCCCGACGAGATCCTCGCCCACGACCTGGCCTTCCACCGCGAGATCGCGGCGGCGGCCGGCAACGAGACGATGGCCGCGATCCTGGAGGGCCTGTCCTCGCGCACCTTCCGTGCCCGGGTCTGGCGCGGCTACCAGGAGGAGGGCGCGTTCGCCCGGACCCGCCGCGAGCACGCCGCCATCCATCGCGCGCTGGTCGCCCGGGACCCCGAGGCGGCACGGGCGGCCGCCGCCGCGCACGTGGGAGAGGTGGAGGAGTGGCTGCGGGACCGGCTCACGCGCTGA
- a CDS encoding sugar ABC transporter substrate-binding protein — protein sequence MAHGTVRNGRRYGRGTPRAAAAAVCAALVLTACGSTKDTGATTAGGDGTGKVGVILPLLTSPFWQSYNDYVPKMADSEGVDALKTVNSNSDPSQQITDINNQLNQGVRGLVVAPLDSAAIEAGLDQAERKGVPVVAVDVAPDQGKVAMVVRANNVAYGEKACQYLGEHITSGKVVQIMGDLASVNGRERSEAFRTCVKENFPKLKVLEIPAKWESDTAAAKLDTLLNANPDIKGIYMQAGGVYLAPTLQTLKAKGMLKKAGQDGHITIVSNDGIPQEYDAIRKGEIDATVSQPADLYAKYGMYYIKAAMEGKKFEPGPTDHGSEIVRLPSGNLEDQLPAPLVTKDNVDDPELWGNTVG from the coding sequence ATGGCCCACGGAACAGTGCGCAACGGACGGCGGTACGGGCGAGGGACCCCGCGCGCGGCGGCTGCGGCCGTCTGCGCCGCCCTCGTCCTGACGGCATGCGGCAGCACCAAGGACACCGGCGCCACCACCGCCGGGGGCGACGGCACCGGCAAGGTGGGGGTGATCCTGCCGCTGCTCACCTCGCCGTTCTGGCAGTCCTACAACGACTACGTGCCGAAGATGGCCGACTCCGAGGGCGTCGACGCCCTGAAGACGGTCAACTCCAACAGCGACCCCTCGCAGCAGATCACCGACATCAACAACCAGCTCAACCAGGGCGTGCGCGGTCTTGTCGTGGCACCGCTGGACAGCGCCGCGATCGAGGCCGGACTCGACCAGGCCGAGCGCAAGGGGGTCCCGGTCGTCGCGGTGGACGTGGCGCCCGACCAGGGCAAGGTCGCGATGGTGGTCCGCGCGAACAACGTGGCGTACGGCGAGAAGGCCTGCCAGTACCTCGGTGAGCACATCACCTCCGGCAAGGTCGTGCAGATCATGGGCGACCTCGCCTCGGTCAACGGCCGCGAGCGCTCGGAGGCGTTCCGCACCTGCGTGAAGGAGAACTTCCCGAAGCTGAAGGTGCTGGAGATCCCGGCCAAGTGGGAGTCCGACACGGCCGCCGCCAAGCTGGACACACTGCTCAACGCCAACCCCGACATCAAGGGCATCTACATGCAGGCGGGCGGCGTCTACCTCGCGCCCACCCTCCAGACCCTCAAGGCCAAGGGCATGCTGAAGAAGGCCGGCCAGGACGGCCACATCACGATCGTCTCCAACGACGGCATCCCGCAGGAGTACGACGCCATCCGCAAGGGCGAGATCGACGCCACCGTCTCCCAGCCGGCCGACCTGTACGCGAAGTACGGCATGTACTACATCAAGGCGGCCATGGAGGGGAAGAAGTTCGAGCCCGGGCCGACCGACCACGGCTCCGAGATCGTCCGGCTGCCCAGCGGAAACCTGGAGGACCAGCTGCCCGCGCCGCTGGTGACCAAGGACAACGTCGACGACCCCGAGCTGTGGGGCAACACGGTCGGATGA